In Pseudomonas fakonensis, one DNA window encodes the following:
- a CDS encoding GNAT family N-acetyltransferase, with the protein MTLEWICKHHTDLDKDQLYAILQLRTEVFVVEQRCAYQEVDGQDLVGDTLHLMGWQDGKLVAYLRLLDPQSQGGDVVIGRVVTSPAARGGGLGHTLLLKGLECAAHCWAGTPVYLSAQAHLQGYYARHGFVAVGEEYLEDDIPHIGMRKA; encoded by the coding sequence ATGACCCTCGAATGGATCTGCAAGCACCATACCGACCTCGACAAAGATCAGCTGTACGCCATCCTGCAACTGCGCACCGAGGTGTTCGTGGTCGAGCAGCGCTGCGCCTACCAGGAGGTCGACGGGCAGGACCTGGTGGGCGACACCCTGCACCTGATGGGCTGGCAGGACGGCAAGCTGGTGGCCTACCTGCGCCTGCTCGACCCGCAGTCGCAAGGCGGTGATGTGGTGATTGGCCGGGTGGTGACCTCACCTGCGGCGCGTGGCGGTGGCCTGGGCCACACCTTGCTGCTCAAAGGCCTGGAGTGCGCCGCACACTGCTGGGCGGGCACGCCGGTGTACCTGTCGGCGCAGGCGCATTTGCAGGGGTATTACGCCCGCCACGGGTTCGTTGCAGTGGGCGAGGAATATCTGGAAGACGATATTCCGCACATCGGCATGCGCAAGGCCTGA
- a CDS encoding M48 metallopeptidase family protein, with protein MTALRYLQAYPPHLQEQVRQMIASDRLGAYLQQRYPERHGVQNDKALYAYAQDLKQSFLRSAPPLDKVLFDNRLDLTHRALGLNTAVSRVQGGKLKAKKEIRIASLFKEAAPQFLRMIVVHELAHLRERDHNKAFYQLCQHMEPDYHQLEFDLRVYLTYRELPGNT; from the coding sequence ATGACCGCCTTACGTTACTTGCAAGCCTACCCGCCACACCTTCAGGAACAGGTGCGCCAGATGATCGCCAGCGACCGCCTGGGCGCCTACCTGCAACAGCGCTACCCCGAGCGCCACGGGGTGCAGAACGACAAGGCGCTGTATGCGTACGCCCAGGACCTCAAGCAGTCGTTCCTGCGCAGCGCCCCGCCGCTGGACAAGGTGCTGTTCGACAACCGCCTGGACCTCACCCACCGTGCGTTGGGGCTGAACACCGCGGTGTCGCGGGTGCAGGGCGGCAAGCTCAAGGCCAAGAAGGAAATCCGCATCGCCTCGCTGTTCAAGGAGGCGGCGCCGCAGTTCTTGCGCATGATCGTGGTGCACGAGCTGGCGCATCTGCGCGAGCGTGACCACAACAAGGCCTTCTACCAGCTCTGCCAGCACATGGAGCCGGACTACCATCAACTGGAATTCGACCTGCGCGTCTACCTGACCTATCGGGAGCTGCCGGGCAACACCTGA
- a CDS encoding putative bifunctional diguanylate cyclase/phosphodiesterase, which yields MDVAHTQQPDNRSTLLVVDDYPENLISMRALLSRQDWQVLTASSGMEALSTLLEHEVDLVLLDVQMPEMDGFEVARLMRGSQRTRLTPIIFLTANEQSEAAVLKGYASGAVDYLFKPFDPQILKPKVQALLEQQHNRRMLQRLTRELESARAFNASILENAAEGILVVDESGTIGFANPAISRLLETPVDKLQGAHVLDLIQLPCASLWRESDFYQAYLGRQIFRVHDAQLRTLHGQLVPVALSCAPLPAEQKAMVVTVLDMSVVRSLHQQLEYQAVTDPLTGLLNRRGFYQTAESALLRNERSGKAKALMYMDLDGFKRINDLLGHEAGDQVLRWVAEQLKDCLGSAALLARMGGDEFTALFDGLPYPEQAGRFAEQLLERMSGFKEVDGLEVSLGVSIGIATYPDCGANVEGLLRAADAAMYAAKQAGRQQYRFYDEELNGRARSRLMLEDSVRAAIEQNDFTLVYQPQVAFADGRLRGFEALLRWKHPSVGDVPPGLFIPLLEEARLINRLASWIYRKGADQRRGWGARFGPELVLGISLSRAQFAMPGLADELARVIEEYGLQGHQLEVEVAETSLMYNIDAAVKQVNRLRELGIRVALDDFGAGDCSLRMLRDLPIDTLKLDRHLVARLPESAPDIALVRSVIALCAAYDITVIAEGVETQAQAEWLKTAGCAYVQGFLVARPMTAADAGDFPAVFPWGA from the coding sequence ATGGATGTCGCTCACACACAACAGCCGGACAACCGGTCGACACTACTGGTCGTAGACGACTATCCGGAAAACCTCATCAGCATGCGGGCCTTGCTGTCGCGCCAGGATTGGCAGGTGCTGACCGCAAGTTCCGGCATGGAAGCCCTGAGCACCCTGCTGGAGCACGAGGTGGACCTGGTCCTGCTCGACGTGCAGATGCCTGAGATGGACGGCTTCGAGGTGGCCCGGCTGATGCGCGGCAGCCAGCGCACGCGGCTGACACCGATCATCTTCCTGACCGCCAACGAACAATCCGAAGCCGCTGTGCTCAAGGGCTATGCCAGTGGCGCGGTGGACTACCTGTTCAAGCCCTTCGACCCGCAAATTCTCAAGCCCAAGGTACAGGCGCTGCTGGAACAGCAGCACAACCGGCGCATGCTCCAGCGCCTGACCCGCGAGCTCGAGTCGGCGCGGGCCTTCAACGCCTCCATTCTGGAGAACGCCGCCGAAGGCATCCTGGTGGTGGACGAGTCGGGCACCATCGGCTTCGCCAACCCGGCCATCTCGCGGCTGCTGGAAACCCCTGTGGACAAGTTGCAGGGCGCCCACGTGCTGGACCTGATCCAGCTGCCCTGCGCCAGCCTGTGGCGCGAATCGGACTTCTACCAGGCCTACCTGGGGCGGCAGATCTTCCGCGTGCACGATGCCCAGCTGCGTACCCTGCACGGGCAGCTGGTGCCGGTGGCGTTGTCTTGTGCGCCGCTGCCGGCCGAGCAGAAGGCCATGGTGGTGACGGTGCTGGACATGTCGGTGGTGCGTAGCCTGCATCAGCAGCTGGAGTACCAGGCGGTGACCGACCCGCTGACCGGCCTGCTCAACCGCCGCGGCTTTTACCAGACCGCCGAGAGCGCGCTGCTGCGCAATGAGCGTTCGGGCAAGGCCAAGGCCCTGATGTACATGGACCTGGACGGCTTCAAGCGCATCAACGACCTGCTCGGCCACGAGGCCGGCGACCAGGTGTTGCGCTGGGTTGCCGAGCAGCTCAAGGATTGCCTGGGCAGCGCCGCGCTGCTGGCGCGCATGGGCGGCGACGAGTTCACCGCGCTGTTCGACGGCCTGCCGTACCCCGAACAGGCCGGGCGCTTCGCCGAGCAGTTGCTGGAGCGCATGTCGGGCTTCAAGGAAGTGGACGGGCTGGAGGTCAGCCTGGGGGTGAGCATCGGCATTGCCACCTACCCTGATTGCGGCGCCAACGTCGAAGGCCTGCTGCGCGCCGCAGATGCGGCGATGTATGCGGCCAAGCAGGCCGGGCGCCAGCAGTACCGCTTCTACGACGAGGAACTCAACGGCCGCGCCCGTTCGCGGCTGATGCTCGAGGACAGCGTGCGCGCCGCCATCGAGCAGAACGACTTCACCCTGGTCTACCAGCCGCAGGTGGCCTTTGCCGACGGCCGCCTGCGCGGCTTCGAGGCGCTGCTGCGCTGGAAGCACCCCAGTGTCGGCGACGTGCCGCCGGGGCTGTTCATTCCGCTGCTGGAAGAAGCCCGGCTGATCAACCGCCTGGCCAGCTGGATCTACCGCAAGGGCGCTGACCAGCGCCGCGGCTGGGGCGCACGCTTTGGCCCCGAGCTGGTGCTGGGCATCAGCCTGAGCCGCGCGCAGTTCGCCATGCCGGGGCTGGCCGACGAGCTGGCCCGGGTCATCGAGGAATACGGCCTGCAGGGGCACCAGCTGGAGGTGGAAGTGGCCGAGACCTCGCTGATGTACAACATCGATGCGGCGGTGAAGCAGGTCAACCGCCTGCGCGAACTGGGCATCCGCGTAGCGCTGGACGACTTTGGCGCCGGCGACTGCTCGCTGCGCATGCTGCGCGATTTGCCCATCGACACCCTTAAACTCGACCGCCACCTGGTGGCCCGGCTGCCCGAGTCGGCGCCCGACATCGCCCTGGTGCGCAGCGTGATCGCCCTGTGCGCGGCCTACGATATCACCGTCATCGCCGAGGGCGTCGAGACCCAGGCCCAGGCCGAATGGCTCAAAACCGCCGGTTGCGCCTACGTGCAGGGGTTCCTGGTGGCGCGCCCGATGACCGCAGCCGATGCCGGCGACTTCCCGGCGGTTTTCCCCTGGGGCGCATGA
- the yccS gene encoding YccS family putative transporter: MPSSSFRHSLRRLWGQDKFSYAIRVTIALTGSMAWCWYQNEMSLLIPLFLGIIASALAETDDGWQGRLSALAVTLTCFAIAALSVELLFPYPWIFAASMALAAFGLTMLGALGERYGAIASATLILSVYTMIGVDQRGGEVTDFWHEPLLLVAGAAWYGLLSVLWQALFSNQPVQQSLAKLFFELGSYLKLKASLFEPVRTLDVEATRLELARQNGKVVAALNAAKEIILHRVGNSQPNSKVSRYLKLYFLAQDIHERVSASHYPYNALTEAFFHSDVMFRCQRLLRKQGSSCQELARSIRLRQPFVLASGYPEALEDLNASLEHLRVQSNPAWRGLLRSLRALAANLSTLDRLLSAASNPDTLADASDSSLLDRSPRNLKDVWKRLRTQLTPTSLLFRHALRLSLALSVGYGMVHLIHPTQGYWIILTTLFVCQPNYGATRRKLVQRVFGTAIGLTVGWALFDLFPNPLVQSAFAVVAGVVFFVNRTTRYTLATAAITLMVLFCFNQIGDGYGLFLPRLFDTLVGSLIAILAVFLFLPDWQGRRLNKVLANTLACASEYLRQIMQQYAHGKRDDLAYRLARRNAHNADAALSTTLANMLMEPGHFRKEADVGFRFLVLSHTLLSYLSGLGAHRDTALPAEVHEQLIDGAGRTLASSLDELANGLAARLPVAIHSDAEEALANALEQMPEELDEHQRLVQTQLALICRQLGPLRTLAGHLIKEGQPG; this comes from the coding sequence ATGCCATCCAGCTCGTTTCGCCATTCATTGCGTCGCCTGTGGGGTCAAGACAAGTTCAGCTATGCCATCCGGGTCACCATCGCCCTGACCGGCAGCATGGCCTGGTGCTGGTACCAGAACGAGATGAGCCTGCTCATCCCGCTGTTCCTGGGCATCATCGCCAGCGCCCTGGCCGAGACCGACGACGGCTGGCAGGGCCGCCTCAGCGCCCTGGCGGTGACCCTGACCTGCTTTGCCATCGCCGCCCTGTCGGTAGAGCTGCTGTTCCCCTACCCCTGGATCTTCGCCGCCTCGATGGCCCTGGCGGCCTTCGGCCTGACCATGCTCGGTGCGCTGGGTGAACGCTACGGGGCGATCGCCTCGGCGACATTGATATTGTCGGTGTACACCATGATCGGCGTCGACCAGCGCGGCGGCGAGGTCACCGACTTCTGGCACGAACCGCTGCTGCTGGTGGCCGGCGCGGCCTGGTACGGGCTGCTTTCGGTGCTGTGGCAGGCGTTGTTTTCCAACCAGCCGGTGCAGCAAAGCCTGGCCAAGCTGTTTTTCGAACTGGGCAGCTACCTCAAGCTCAAGGCCAGCCTGTTCGAGCCGGTGCGCACCCTCGACGTCGAGGCCACGCGCCTGGAGCTGGCGCGGCAGAACGGCAAGGTGGTGGCAGCGCTCAACGCGGCCAAAGAGATCATTCTGCACCGGGTCGGCAACAGCCAGCCCAACTCCAAGGTCAGCCGCTACCTCAAGCTGTACTTCCTGGCCCAGGACATCCACGAGCGGGTCAGTGCCTCGCACTACCCCTACAACGCCCTGACCGAGGCGTTTTTCCACAGCGACGTGATGTTCCGTTGCCAACGCCTGCTGCGCAAGCAGGGCTCGTCGTGCCAGGAGCTGGCGCGCTCGATCCGCCTGCGCCAGCCATTCGTGCTGGCCAGCGGTTACCCCGAGGCGCTGGAAGACCTCAACGCCTCGCTCGAACACCTGCGCGTCCAGAGCAACCCGGCCTGGCGCGGGCTGCTGCGTTCATTGCGAGCCCTGGCGGCCAACCTGTCGACCCTCGACCGCCTGCTCAGCGCCGCCAGCAACCCCGACACCCTGGCCGACGCCAGCGACAGCAGCCTGCTGGACCGCTCGCCACGCAACCTCAAGGATGTGTGGAAGCGCCTGCGCACCCAGCTCACCCCCACCTCGCTGCTGTTCCGTCATGCCCTGCGCCTGTCGCTGGCGCTGTCGGTGGGCTACGGCATGGTGCACCTGATCCACCCGACCCAAGGCTACTGGATCATCCTCACCACGCTGTTCGTCTGCCAGCCCAACTACGGGGCGACCCGGCGCAAGCTGGTGCAACGGGTGTTCGGCACGGCGATCGGCCTGACCGTGGGCTGGGCGCTGTTCGACCTGTTCCCCAACCCGCTGGTGCAGTCGGCGTTTGCGGTGGTGGCCGGGGTGGTGTTCTTCGTCAATCGCACCACCCGCTATACCCTGGCAACTGCAGCCATTACCCTGATGGTGCTGTTCTGCTTCAACCAGATCGGCGATGGCTACGGATTGTTCCTGCCGCGCCTGTTCGACACTCTGGTCGGCAGCCTGATCGCCATCCTGGCGGTATTCCTGTTCCTGCCCGACTGGCAGGGCCGGCGCCTGAACAAGGTGCTGGCCAACACCCTGGCCTGCGCCAGCGAGTACCTGCGCCAGATCATGCAGCAGTACGCCCACGGCAAGCGCGACGACCTGGCCTACCGCCTGGCCCGGCGCAACGCCCACAACGCCGACGCGGCGCTGTCCACCACCCTGGCCAACATGCTCATGGAACCGGGGCACTTCCGTAAGGAGGCCGACGTGGGCTTCCGCTTCCTGGTGCTGTCGCACACGCTGCTCAGCTACCTGTCGGGGTTGGGCGCGCACCGTGACACGGCGTTGCCGGCCGAGGTGCACGAACAACTGATCGACGGCGCCGGGCGTACCCTGGCCAGCAGCCTGGACGAGCTGGCCAATGGCTTGGCGGCGCGGCTGCCGGTGGCGATTCACAGTGATGCAGAAGAAGCGCTGGCCAACGCGCTGGAGCAGATGCCTGAAGAGCTGGACGAGCATCAGCGGCTGGTGCAGACCCAGCTGGCGCTGATTTGCCGGCAACTGGGCCCGCTGCGCACCTTGGCTGGGCATTTGATCAAGGAAGGCCAGCCGGGCTGA
- a CDS encoding cation:proton antiporter, translated as MSNWIVLVCLILLACKVCGRVATMFGQSRVVGEIVAGILLGPTVLGTWFPQISEKVLTPESTEVVRALGELGLIMLMVEVPWHAAGVGKRKGGQLTPVLIATLGVALSFSLGCFIGAWSKTSIAPAQPYWSYVIFCGVALSATALPVLVSIIQEHRGIDVQAGRLALSAAVYTDVFAWFALALVLTLQFGGTVGLFESVIRGAALALYTGLMLLVVRPWLKKRIIHIALGERSRVGIALVYCLFSAQVTAMLGFHHAIGAVLAAYVFHDLYSMEQAWRRWIGRFGHLFLAPIFFASAGIQVSLGAFTEPGLWLWLLLFLLGGTVGKVLGSYIGARASGLKPKVSIEVGVLMNTKGLVELVILGVGLQAGVLSESSYSIILVLALISTVLTVPLIALLSWWSRKNASAFKVSSGSDV; from the coding sequence ATGTCGAACTGGATAGTGTTGGTATGTTTGATTTTGCTTGCATGCAAGGTTTGCGGGCGTGTAGCGACAATGTTTGGCCAGAGCCGGGTGGTTGGTGAAATCGTCGCCGGTATCCTGTTGGGGCCCACGGTGCTGGGTACGTGGTTTCCGCAAATTTCGGAGAAAGTGCTCACACCCGAATCGACGGAAGTTGTTCGGGCACTCGGCGAGCTAGGGCTGATCATGCTAATGGTGGAAGTGCCTTGGCATGCCGCCGGTGTCGGGAAGCGGAAGGGAGGGCAATTGACCCCTGTCCTGATCGCGACGCTTGGTGTCGCTCTGTCATTTTCCCTGGGCTGCTTTATTGGCGCATGGTCGAAGACGTCAATCGCTCCGGCGCAGCCCTATTGGTCTTATGTGATCTTCTGTGGTGTCGCTCTGTCGGCGACCGCACTCCCTGTGCTTGTCAGCATCATCCAAGAGCATCGAGGTATTGATGTGCAGGCCGGTCGTTTAGCGCTTTCAGCGGCGGTCTACACAGATGTTTTTGCTTGGTTTGCACTGGCGCTGGTGTTGACGTTGCAGTTCGGTGGAACAGTTGGTCTGTTCGAGAGCGTGATTAGGGGCGCTGCCCTTGCACTTTATACCGGTTTGATGCTCCTAGTGGTCCGTCCGTGGCTGAAAAAGCGGATAATCCACATCGCGCTCGGTGAGCGTTCCCGTGTCGGGATTGCCTTGGTCTATTGCCTCTTTTCGGCGCAAGTCACCGCGATGCTTGGCTTTCACCATGCCATAGGCGCGGTCTTGGCAGCATACGTATTTCACGATTTGTACTCGATGGAACAGGCCTGGCGCCGTTGGATCGGCAGATTCGGTCATCTGTTTCTTGCCCCGATCTTTTTTGCCAGCGCGGGTATCCAGGTTTCGCTGGGCGCTTTCACCGAACCTGGTCTTTGGCTGTGGCTGCTTTTGTTTCTGCTGGGGGGGACTGTCGGCAAGGTGCTGGGTTCATATATTGGAGCTAGGGCATCTGGATTGAAACCAAAAGTTTCAATAGAGGTCGGAGTGCTGATGAATACTAAAGGTCTCGTAGAATTGGTGATTCTCGGAGTAGGACTGCAGGCGGGGGTGCTGTCTGAAAGTTCCTATAGTATTATATTGGTACTTGCACTTATCTCCACGGTGTTGACTGTTCCACTCATTGCGTTGTTAAGTTGGTGGTCGCGCAAGAACGCCTCGGCGTTTAAGGTCTCATCTGGTTCAGATGTTTGA
- a CDS encoding LysR family transcriptional regulator, producing MDYRGYLPKIHVDMLSCMAAFAVVVETGSFVEASARLGLTASAVSKQVSKLESALSIRLIERSTRQLKINAEGAQVYAHCKELLESLANVYRFKERFLETPQGLIRIAVPRSLYGTCHQLVPEFLERYPCVNVQLVSDEGWSDLIAESIDIGIRVTDNPPLGLVARKLFPVDFVVCAAESYLEKHGRPVHPSALAEHSCISLSNIGESQSWKFVSARGACEIKVSGRYVSDSPEAVLNATLSGVGISCLPLRLAVEAIAANTLVEVLPEWKYVGRLQGMAWILFQPGRHVSQKIKVMVEYLVGALRRTGRA from the coding sequence ATGGACTATCGAGGCTACCTTCCGAAGATTCATGTTGACATGTTGTCCTGCATGGCTGCGTTTGCTGTCGTGGTTGAGACGGGAAGCTTCGTGGAAGCATCGGCTCGGCTAGGATTAACCGCATCGGCAGTCAGTAAGCAAGTATCAAAGCTTGAAAGTGCTTTGTCGATTCGATTGATCGAGCGCAGTACCCGGCAGTTGAAAATCAATGCTGAGGGGGCTCAGGTTTACGCGCATTGCAAGGAATTGCTTGAGTCTTTGGCAAATGTATATCGTTTCAAGGAGCGGTTTCTCGAAACCCCGCAAGGACTTATCCGTATTGCCGTACCTCGTTCCCTCTACGGTACATGCCATCAATTAGTTCCTGAATTTCTGGAGCGTTATCCCTGTGTTAATGTCCAGCTTGTTTCGGATGAAGGGTGGAGTGACCTTATCGCTGAAAGTATCGACATCGGTATAAGAGTTACGGATAACCCGCCATTAGGATTGGTCGCACGTAAGTTGTTTCCTGTCGATTTTGTTGTCTGCGCTGCGGAGAGTTACCTGGAGAAGCACGGTCGTCCCGTACATCCTTCGGCTTTGGCGGAACACAGCTGCATATCTTTGTCAAATATCGGCGAAAGCCAAAGCTGGAAGTTTGTATCCGCTCGAGGCGCCTGCGAAATCAAGGTTTCAGGCCGCTATGTTTCAGACAGCCCGGAGGCTGTACTGAATGCCACCCTCTCGGGCGTGGGTATTTCCTGCTTGCCGTTGAGGCTGGCTGTCGAGGCAATTGCTGCCAACACTTTGGTGGAAGTGCTGCCCGAGTGGAAGTACGTGGGGAGGCTGCAAGGGATGGCATGGATCCTTTTTCAGCCTGGACGGCATGTCTCGCAGAAGATCAAGGTGATGGTCGAGTATCTGGTCGGCGCGCTGCGTAGAACAGGGCGAGCTTGA
- a CDS encoding substrate-binding periplasmic protein, translating to MRPLLCVLGILGVLCTLPALGQERLRLVADSWPPFTDSSMPGGGLATSLVTTALNRAGFTTVFEEVPWARALMGIGEGRYDVLVNAWYNAERERIGQFSGTYLSNRIRLLERQGQAFSYRRQADLYPYSIAVVRDYAYSPVFDSDPRLNKVVVRNFSSAVRMLAAGRVNLAVEDEYVARYNLQREPQAVRDSITFVERPLGENSLHILVSLKHPQHGQIVARFEQAIAAMKADGSYERLLRQHGF from the coding sequence ATGCGGCCACTGCTTTGCGTTCTTGGAATACTGGGCGTGTTGTGTACGCTGCCGGCCCTCGGCCAGGAGCGCTTGCGCCTGGTGGCCGATAGCTGGCCGCCGTTCACCGACAGCAGCATGCCCGGTGGCGGCCTGGCCACCAGCCTGGTCACCACCGCGCTGAACCGCGCGGGCTTCACCACGGTGTTCGAGGAGGTGCCCTGGGCGCGGGCGCTGATGGGCATCGGCGAGGGGCGCTACGACGTGCTGGTCAACGCCTGGTACAACGCCGAGCGCGAGCGTATCGGCCAGTTCTCCGGCACTTACCTGAGCAACCGCATCCGCCTGCTCGAGCGCCAGGGCCAGGCCTTCAGCTACCGGCGCCAGGCCGATCTCTACCCCTACAGCATCGCCGTGGTGCGTGATTACGCCTATTCACCGGTATTCGACAGCGACCCGCGGCTGAACAAGGTGGTGGTGCGCAACTTTTCATCGGCCGTGCGCATGCTGGCTGCGGGCAGGGTCAACCTGGCGGTGGAGGACGAGTACGTGGCCCGCTACAACCTGCAACGCGAACCGCAGGCGGTGCGCGACTCGATCACCTTCGTCGAACGGCCGCTGGGGGAGAACAGCCTGCACATTCTGGTCAGCCTCAAGCACCCGCAGCACGGGCAGATCGTGGCACGGTTCGAGCAGGCCATTGCGGCGATGAAGGCCGATGGCAGCTATGAGCGGCTGTTGCGCCAGCATGGGTTTTGA
- a CDS encoding rubredoxin, whose protein sequence is MTTLFAEYRCEMCWYVYDPARGDPEHGIDPGTAFEEIPQEWLCPDCGLGKEAFVPRER, encoded by the coding sequence ATGACGACACTGTTTGCCGAGTATCGTTGTGAAATGTGCTGGTATGTCTACGATCCTGCTCGCGGTGATCCTGAGCATGGAATTGATCCGGGTACTGCATTCGAAGAGATTCCGCAGGAGTGGCTCTGCCCCGACTGCGGCTTGGGTAAGGAAGCATTCGTGCCTCGCGAGCGGTGA
- a CDS encoding DMT family transporter — protein sequence MDVLMGLVAAALWGATDFLVGVNARAVGVKRAVSFGQLLGLLLMTVIILASASQWEKFTSAPWRAIGLGIVASLCTVVGALALSKAFAVGKTAVVAPLVTSYGVFTTLLAWLGGEVLSVWQVVGILVCFFGVLLASRGDHGAGFERRATSSVSVGFALLAAMLYGISFWIQGKFALPALGPVNMLALGYAVGVIFLIPETVKLLRDYASIRLKTFGSLCGASLFNLGGFSAFSWGALNGSVSVVTVISTLSGGIAAILGYLFYRERLSGIQVGGVSLVLLGAVLLHIYG from the coding sequence GTGGATGTATTGATGGGGTTGGTCGCTGCGGCACTTTGGGGAGCAACAGACTTTCTGGTAGGCGTGAACGCACGAGCGGTTGGGGTAAAAAGGGCGGTTTCATTCGGGCAGTTGCTCGGGCTCTTGCTAATGACAGTTATTATTTTGGCTTCTGCCAGTCAATGGGAAAAATTTACATCTGCGCCTTGGCGTGCGATAGGGCTCGGTATTGTCGCCTCTCTGTGCACAGTAGTGGGTGCGTTGGCGCTTTCAAAGGCCTTCGCCGTTGGCAAGACCGCAGTAGTAGCGCCCTTAGTCACCTCGTATGGTGTTTTTACGACATTGTTGGCGTGGCTGGGGGGCGAAGTCCTTTCGGTCTGGCAGGTGGTCGGTATTCTCGTTTGCTTCTTCGGGGTTTTGCTGGCCAGCCGTGGTGATCACGGAGCAGGTTTCGAGCGGAGGGCCACCAGCTCGGTGTCTGTCGGGTTTGCCTTGCTTGCTGCCATGCTTTACGGAATCAGTTTCTGGATTCAGGGCAAATTCGCCTTGCCAGCGCTCGGGCCGGTGAACATGCTGGCGTTGGGATATGCAGTGGGGGTCATATTCCTCATCCCGGAAACCGTCAAGCTACTACGGGACTACGCGTCGATCAGGTTGAAGACTTTTGGTTCGCTTTGCGGCGCCAGTCTGTTCAACCTTGGAGGATTCTCCGCGTTTTCTTGGGGTGCACTCAATGGTTCGGTTTCTGTCGTCACAGTCATCAGCACACTCTCGGGCGGCATTGCTGCGATCTTGGGTTATTTATTTTATCGCGAGCGGCTGTCGGGTATCCAAGTAGGTGGTGTCAGCCTGGTGTTGTTAGGGGCTGTGCTGCTGCATATTTACGGATAA
- a CDS encoding winged helix-turn-helix domain-containing protein, translating into MTTEVSKTRSSFYRRLYVAWLIDSQTAASVPALMEATGMPRRTAQDTIAALADLDIVCEFEQQAGARNHAGSYRIRDWGAIDKQWITRNLRQLREVLGYP; encoded by the coding sequence ATGACCACGGAAGTGAGCAAGACCCGCAGCAGCTTTTACCGCCGCCTGTACGTGGCCTGGCTGATCGACAGCCAGACCGCCGCCAGCGTGCCGGCGCTGATGGAGGCCACCGGCATGCCCCGGCGCACCGCCCAGGACACCATCGCCGCCCTGGCCGACCTGGACATCGTCTGCGAGTTCGAACAACAGGCCGGCGCGCGCAACCATGCCGGCAGCTACCGCATTCGCGACTGGGGGGCGATCGACAAGCAGTGGATCACCCGCAACCTGCGCCAGTTGCGCGAAGTGCTGGGGTACCCGTAA